One window from the genome of Paraconexibacter algicola encodes:
- the kdpB gene encoding potassium-transporting ATPase subunit KdpB, whose protein sequence is MLTDLPLLRAALLQSLRKLDPRAMVRNPVMFVVEVGAVFTTILWLVGTDGDPGWFTFTVAVFLWLTVVFGNLAEAIAEGRGKAQADALRSLRTTTDATLRDGRTVAAADLRPGDVVVVVAGEAIPGDGTVIEGIASVDESAITGESAPVIRESGGDRSAVTGGTKVLSDRIVVEITQEPGQSFLDRMISLVEGADRRKTPNEVALGILLSGLTIVFLVVVVTLKPFAAEAGTDISTTTLVALLVALIPTTIGALLSAIGIAGMDRLVRRNVLALSGRAVEASGDVDVLLLDKTGTITLGNRQAAAFHPMPGVDEEELARAAQLSSLADETPEGRSIVVLAKERFDIREEAVAGAHPEFVPFTAETRMSGVDVGGHRIRKGAGDAILRWVDDEGGQAPPELTATLEAVAREGATPLAVARDSQVLGVVELKDIVKDGMRERFDRLRAMGIRTVMVTGDNRLTAAKIAEESGVDDFLAEATPERKLELIRAEQDGGRLVAMTGDGTNDAPALAQADVGVAMNTGTQAAREAGNMVDLDSDPTKLIEIVEVGKQLLITRGALTTFSIANDIAKYFAILPAIFASTYAANAGSTGPLDQLNVMSLGTPESAIISAIVFNALIIPALVPLALRGVRYVPSGADALLRRNLLIYGLGGLIAPFVGIKLIDLVVHGLLGA, encoded by the coding sequence GTGCTGACCGACCTGCCTCTCCTGCGTGCGGCGCTGCTGCAGTCGCTGCGCAAGCTCGACCCGCGGGCGATGGTCCGCAACCCCGTCATGTTCGTCGTCGAGGTCGGGGCCGTCTTCACGACGATCCTGTGGCTCGTCGGGACCGACGGCGACCCCGGCTGGTTCACGTTCACCGTCGCGGTCTTCCTCTGGCTCACGGTCGTGTTCGGCAACCTCGCCGAGGCGATCGCCGAGGGGCGCGGCAAGGCGCAGGCCGACGCGCTGCGCTCGCTGCGCACCACGACCGACGCGACGCTGCGCGACGGGCGCACCGTCGCCGCCGCCGACCTGCGCCCCGGGGACGTGGTCGTCGTCGTCGCCGGCGAGGCGATCCCCGGCGACGGCACCGTCATCGAGGGGATCGCGTCGGTCGACGAGTCGGCGATCACCGGCGAGTCGGCCCCGGTCATCCGCGAGTCCGGCGGCGACCGCAGCGCGGTCACGGGCGGCACGAAGGTGCTCTCCGACCGGATCGTCGTCGAGATCACGCAGGAGCCCGGCCAGAGCTTCCTCGACCGGATGATCTCGCTGGTGGAGGGCGCCGACCGGCGCAAGACCCCCAACGAGGTCGCGCTCGGCATCCTGCTCAGCGGCCTGACGATCGTGTTCCTCGTGGTCGTCGTGACGCTGAAGCCGTTCGCCGCCGAGGCGGGGACCGACATCTCCACCACGACCCTCGTCGCGCTGCTCGTCGCGCTGATCCCGACGACGATCGGCGCCCTGCTCAGCGCGATCGGCATCGCGGGCATGGACCGGCTCGTGCGCCGCAACGTCCTGGCGCTGTCCGGCCGCGCGGTCGAGGCGTCCGGCGACGTCGACGTCCTGCTGCTCGACAAGACCGGCACGATCACGCTCGGCAACCGGCAGGCGGCCGCGTTCCACCCGATGCCGGGGGTCGACGAGGAGGAGCTCGCGCGCGCCGCGCAGCTCTCGTCGCTGGCCGACGAGACGCCGGAGGGCCGGTCGATCGTCGTGCTCGCCAAGGAGCGCTTCGACATCCGCGAGGAGGCCGTGGCGGGCGCGCACCCCGAGTTCGTGCCGTTCACCGCCGAGACCCGCATGAGCGGTGTCGACGTCGGCGGCCACCGCATCCGCAAGGGCGCGGGTGACGCGATCCTGCGCTGGGTCGACGACGAGGGCGGCCAGGCGCCGCCGGAGCTGACCGCGACGCTCGAGGCGGTCGCCCGCGAGGGCGCCACCCCGCTGGCGGTCGCGCGCGACAGCCAGGTGCTCGGCGTCGTCGAGCTGAAGGACATCGTCAAGGACGGCATGCGCGAGCGGTTCGACCGCCTGCGGGCGATGGGCATCCGCACCGTCATGGTCACGGGCGACAACCGGCTGACCGCCGCGAAGATCGCGGAGGAGTCCGGGGTCGACGACTTCCTCGCCGAGGCGACGCCCGAGCGCAAGCTCGAGCTGATCCGCGCCGAGCAGGACGGCGGCCGGCTCGTCGCGATGACCGGGGACGGCACCAACGACGCGCCCGCGCTCGCGCAGGCCGACGTCGGCGTGGCGATGAACACGGGCACCCAGGCGGCGCGCGAGGCGGGCAACATGGTCGACCTCGACAGCGACCCGACGAAGCTCATCGAGATCGTCGAGGTCGGCAAGCAGCTGCTGATCACCCGGGGTGCGCTGACGACGTTCTCGATCGCCAACGACATCGCGAAGTACTTCGCGATCCTGCCCGCGATCTTCGCCTCGACCTACGCGGCGAACGCCGGGTCGACGGGGCCGCTGGACCAGCTGAACGTCATGTCGCTGGGCACGCCGGAGTCGGCGATCATCAGCGCGATCGTGTTCAACGCGCTGATCATCCCGGCGCTCGTCCCGCTCGCCCTGCGCGGCGTGCGCTACGTCCCCTCCGGCGCGGACGCGCTGCTGCGGCGCAACCTGCTGATCTACGGCCTCGGCGGCCTGATCGCGCCGTTCGTCGGGATCAAGCTCATCGACCTCGTCGTCCACGGGCTGCTGGGAGCCTGA
- the kdpC gene encoding potassium-transporting ATPase subunit KdpC, whose product MLKELRAAVVAIVVLTVLLGVGYPLAMTAVGQTVFPGKADGSLVERDGRVVGSSLIGQDHDGDPRFFQDRPSATGYAPSATFFNNLGPNSADLAAQLKEAAAAYLKRERPTSPGLTVGDIPPDAVTTSASGVDPHISPENAEIQARRVAAARGLPLATVMDLVADATDQAFLGFAGEDGVNVLELNLALEGR is encoded by the coding sequence ATGCTCAAGGAGCTCCGCGCCGCCGTCGTCGCGATCGTCGTCCTGACGGTCCTGCTCGGCGTCGGCTACCCGCTCGCGATGACCGCGGTCGGCCAGACCGTCTTCCCCGGCAAGGCCGACGGCTCGCTCGTGGAGCGCGACGGCCGCGTCGTCGGCTCCTCGCTCATCGGGCAGGACCACGACGGCGACCCGCGGTTCTTCCAGGACCGCCCGTCGGCGACCGGCTACGCGCCGAGCGCCACGTTCTTCAACAACCTCGGCCCCAACAGCGCCGATCTCGCCGCCCAGCTGAAGGAGGCCGCGGCCGCGTACCTGAAGCGCGAGCGGCCGACCTCGCCCGGGCTGACCGTCGGGGACATCCCGCCGGACGCCGTGACGACCTCCGCCTCCGGCGTGGACCCGCACATCTCCCCGGAGAACGCGGAGATCCAGGCCCGGCGCGTCGCGGCCGCGCGCGGCCTGCCGCTGGCCACCGTCATGGACCTCGTGGCGGACGCCACCGACCAGGCGTTCCTCGGCTTCGCCGGCGAGGACGGCGTGAACGTCCTCGAGCTCAACCTGGCCTTGGAGGGCCGCTAA